In the genome of Luteitalea pratensis, the window GGACTTCTATGCGACGCAGCTTACGCATCATCGCCGCGGCGACGCTCGGCCTGGCCATCTGTGGGCCGGTGGACGCCACGCAGAAGAAGAAGCCGGGTTCCACGAAGACGGAACCTGCGGCAACGTCTCGGACCGCGAGCACTGCCAGGAGCGCCTACGATCGGACGCTGGCGCGCGAGCGCACGCTGCGCGTGTCGCGCCGTCAGGCGCCACTTTCGCAGATGCGGGCCGTGATCGAGGCCTACGAGGCAATCGCCCGCAGGTGGCCCACGAGCGGGTACGCCGACAACGCCCTCTGGAACGGCGCCAACCTGGCCTACGACGCCAACATTTCCTACGGCGCCAGGCAGGAGCGCGACCGCGCGATGGAGATGCTGCGCTGGCTGGTGAAGGAGTACCCGTCGAGTTCGCTCGCGCGCGACGCCCAGACGCGCCTGCGCAAGATCTCGGCGGCGGCGCCAAAGACGACCAAGGCAGACGCCGGCACGCGAAGCGCACGGGCCGAGCGCGCCGCGCCTTCCCCCGCCGCCACCGAACTCGCCAAGGCCAACATCCGGACCGCCGAGGCGGAGCCGACGGCGGCCGATGACGCGACCGTGGACGAAAGCCCCGCGGTCTCGTCTGCCGCGGCCACCGCGGCAAGTCGTACGTCCACCACTCCCCCACCGGCGCCCAAGCCCGTGCCGGCGATGCCGAACGTCCCGACACGGCCGGCCGTCGCCGGCAAGGTCGTGGTGCGGGACGTGAAGCGCGTCGTCCTGCCGGAAGTGGTACGTGTCACGATCGAACTCGACGGCGAGGTCGCCTATCACGAGGAAGCGCTCCAGAATCCGTCACGCCTGTTCTTCGATCTCACCGGCGCCAGCCTCGCATCCGCGATCGAGGAAGGCGTCAGGACCTTCACGGACGGCGACATCGTGCGCGAGATTCGCATCGGCACACATCCCGGCGGTGTCGCGCGCGTGGTGATTGATACCCGCGGCGTCGCCAGGCACAGCCTGTTCACGCTCTACAACCCCTACCGGCTCGTGCTCGACATGTATCGTGAGCCCGGCGCACTGACGCAGAAGGGGCCGACGTCTGCTCCAACGGCCGTCGCCTCCGGGCCGCGCCCCGCCGGTAGCGACACGCTCGTGCCGAAGAACACGATGCCGGCGCGCCCGCTCCCGCCACCCGCGCCAGTCGCCGAGACGACGCGTGCGACAGACGCGCCAATAGGGTCCGCGCCTGCGGGCCCGAATGTCGCCGCGGTGCCGACGGCACCCGAATCCAACAGCTCCGGCAACTACTCACTCGCCCGTCAGCTGGGCCTCGGTGTCTCGCGCATCGTCATCGACGCCGGCCACGGCGGCCACGACACGGGCGCGCTCGGCGACGGCATCCGCGAAGCCGAACTCGTGCTCGACGTCGCCCTGCGCGTGGAGAAATTGCTGAAACAGGAGGCGGGCATCGATGTCGTGATGACGCGTCGGACCGACGAGTTCATCGAACTCGAGGAACGGACGCGGATCGCCAACCGGCAGAACGCCGACATGTTCCTCTCGATTCACGCCAATTCCAGCCGGAAGAAGACGGCGCAGGGCGTGGAGACGTTCATCCTCAACTTCGCCAACACGAGTGACGCCGAGGAAGTGGCGGCGCGCGAGAACGCCATCGCCAAGGGCTCGATGCGACAGCTCCCCGACATCGTCAAGGCGATTACGCTGAACAACAAGGCCGACGAGTCGCGCGACCTCGCGGAGATCGTCCAGGGCAACCTCGTGTCGCGGCTGCGCAAGAGCGAGAGCGAGTTGCCCGATCGCGGCATCAAGCAGGCCCCGCTCGTGGTGCTCATCGGG includes:
- a CDS encoding N-acetylmuramoyl-L-alanine amidase, with amino-acid sequence MRRSLRIIAAATLGLAICGPVDATQKKKPGSTKTEPAATSRTASTARSAYDRTLARERTLRVSRRQAPLSQMRAVIEAYEAIARRWPTSGYADNALWNGANLAYDANISYGARQERDRAMEMLRWLVKEYPSSSLARDAQTRLRKISAAAPKTTKADAGTRSARAERAAPSPAATELAKANIRTAEAEPTAADDATVDESPAVSSAAATAASRTSTTPPPAPKPVPAMPNVPTRPAVAGKVVVRDVKRVVLPEVVRVTIELDGEVAYHEEALQNPSRLFFDLTGASLASAIEEGVRTFTDGDIVREIRIGTHPGGVARVVIDTRGVARHSLFTLYNPYRLVLDMYREPGALTQKGPTSAPTAVASGPRPAGSDTLVPKNTMPARPLPPPAPVAETTRATDAPIGSAPAGPNVAAVPTAPESNSSGNYSLARQLGLGVSRIVIDAGHGGHDTGALGDGIREAELVLDVALRVEKLLKQEAGIDVVMTRRTDEFIELEERTRIANRQNADMFLSIHANSSRKKTAQGVETFILNFANTSDAEEVAARENAIAKGSMRQLPDIVKAITLNNKADESRDLAEIVQGNLVSRLRKSESELPDRGIKQAPLVVLIGASMPSVLAEIGFVSTPDEGGRLKTAKYRQEIAEALRDAVIRYQRSLKGNTTTASR